In Bacillus sp. DX3.1, the following proteins share a genomic window:
- a CDS encoding spore germination protein GerPB — MNFYVHQSIIINSIKIDSITTSSVFQIGSAGSIKALSKFSNTGGFTEPLRPLTAKGQIISIKPASSSS, encoded by the coding sequence ATGAATTTCTACGTACATCAAAGTATTATCATTAACAGTATAAAAATAGATAGCATTACAACATCATCGGTTTTTCAAATTGGAAGTGCCGGAAGCATTAAAGCTTTATCTAAGTTCTCAAATACTGGTGGATTTACAGAGCCACTTCGCCCCCTTACAGCAAAAGGACAAATTATTTCTATTAAGCCGGCGTCTAGTTCTTCTTAA
- a CDS encoding spore germination protein: MPAMVGHIHIANIGSSGIFHIGDVFAIRPISYSRAFAGAGSFNVGEAVSVYNYESSTNVNDQDVVDQAIIGST; encoded by the coding sequence ATGCCAGCAATGGTTGGACATATCCATATCGCTAACATTGGATCAAGTGGTATTTTTCATATAGGAGATGTATTTGCGATTCGGCCGATTAGTTATTCTCGCGCCTTTGCAGGAGCTGGTTCTTTTAATGTTGGTGAAGCTGTTTCTGTGTACAATTATGAAAGCTCAACAAATGTCAATGATCAAGACGTAGTCGATCAGGCCATCATCGGGTCCACTTAA
- a CDS encoding aspartyl-phosphate phosphatase Spo0E family protein, with protein sequence MFEQAIEKKREKMMYFAERYGITSQKTVICSQELDRLLNVVLVIDAYCLPTQNTDTDTH encoded by the coding sequence ATGTTTGAGCAAGCAATTGAAAAGAAGCGTGAAAAAATGATGTATTTTGCTGAACGCTATGGAATAACCTCTCAAAAAACAGTTATTTGTAGTCAAGAACTGGACAGGCTCTTAAACGTTGTTCTGGTTATAGACGCATATTGTCTCCCCACTCAAAACACAGATACAGACACACACTAA
- a CDS encoding fumarylacetoacetate hydrolase family protein: MRLVTVKKEEKIFVGVVDDYEHTVLHIREAQKQKGEKVTVPITMLECIEQGNAFIEKVNEIVRWAKENETTAYYLLSDVKILAPIPRPRKNILCVGKNYRDHAIEMGGEEAVPKDIMIFTKAPTTVIGDGEQIHSHPHATNELDYEGELAIVIGKRGKQIAKNKALEHVFGYTILNDVTARDIQRKHKQFFLGKSFDTFCPMGPYLVHKTYIESPNELNVETKINGEVRQSSNTANMMFSIEDIISIVSKGMTLEPGDIIATGTPAGVGKGFTPPKFLHAGDEVMITVQHIGTLHNTVK, translated from the coding sequence ATGCGGTTGGTTACAGTGAAGAAAGAAGAAAAGATATTTGTCGGTGTTGTGGATGATTATGAGCACACGGTGCTGCATATAAGAGAGGCACAGAAACAAAAAGGGGAAAAGGTTACAGTTCCTATCACGATGTTAGAATGCATTGAGCAAGGAAATGCATTTATTGAAAAGGTAAATGAGATTGTAAGATGGGCAAAAGAGAATGAAACGACGGCGTATTATCTATTATCAGATGTCAAAATATTAGCTCCTATTCCTCGGCCGAGAAAGAATATTCTTTGTGTCGGAAAAAATTACCGAGATCATGCGATAGAAATGGGTGGAGAGGAAGCGGTACCTAAGGATATTATGATTTTCACAAAGGCGCCAACAACTGTCATTGGAGATGGGGAGCAGATTCATAGTCATCCACATGCAACGAATGAACTGGATTATGAGGGAGAACTTGCGATTGTTATTGGGAAACGTGGGAAACAAATCGCGAAAAATAAGGCTCTTGAACATGTTTTCGGTTATACAATTTTGAATGATGTAACGGCTCGAGATATTCAAAGAAAGCATAAACAATTTTTCTTAGGAAAAAGTTTCGATACATTTTGTCCAATGGGACCATATTTAGTGCATAAGACGTATATTGAAAGTCCAAATGAGTTAAACGTTGAGACAAAAATTAATGGGGAAGTGCGCCAATCCTCGAATACTGCAAATATGATGTTTTCTATAGAAGATATTATTTCTATCGTAAGTAAAGGGATGACGTTAGAGCCTGGAGATATAATTGCAACAGGAACACCAGCTGGAGTTGGGAAAGGTTTTACACCCCCAAAGTTCCTGCATGCTGGCGATGAGGTAATGATAACAGTGCAACATATTGGAACTCTCCACAATACAGTCAAATAG
- the rocD gene encoding ornithine aminotransferase, whose product MIQTKDIIELTDTYGANNYHPLPIVIAKAEGVWVEDPEGNRYMDLLSAYSAVNQGHRHPKIINALIDQANRVTLTSRAFHSDQLGPWYEKVAKLTNKNMVLPMNTGAEAVETAIKTARRWAYDVKKVEENRAEIIVCEDNFHGRTMGAVSMSSNPEYKRGFGPMLPGIVVIPYGDLDALKAAITPNTAAFILEPIQGEAGINIPPAGFLQAAFDVCKKENVLFVADEIQTGLGRTGKLFACDWDNVIPDMYILGKALGGGVFPISCVAANRDILEVFEPGSHGSTFGGNPLACAVSIAALDVLLDEKLTERSLQLGEKLVGQLKEIDNPMITEIRGKGLFIGIELNESARPYCEKLKEAGLLCKETHENVIRIAPPLVISEEDLEWAFQKIKAVLS is encoded by the coding sequence ATGATTCAAACAAAAGATATTATCGAACTAACTGACACATACGGGGCAAATAACTATCATCCGCTACCAATCGTAATTGCCAAAGCAGAAGGTGTTTGGGTAGAAGATCCTGAAGGCAATCGCTATATGGACTTGCTTAGTGCATATTCCGCAGTAAACCAAGGTCATCGTCATCCAAAAATCATCAATGCATTAATTGATCAAGCGAACCGTGTTACATTAACTTCACGTGCATTTCATAGCGATCAATTAGGTCCTTGGTATGAAAAAGTAGCGAAATTAACAAATAAAAATATGGTACTTCCAATGAATACAGGTGCGGAAGCTGTTGAAACTGCAATCAAAACAGCACGCCGCTGGGCATATGACGTAAAAAAAGTAGAAGAAAATAGAGCTGAAATTATTGTTTGTGAAGATAACTTCCACGGTCGTACAATGGGTGCTGTTTCCATGTCATCTAATCCGGAATACAAACGCGGCTTTGGACCAATGCTTCCTGGTATTGTTGTCATTCCTTACGGCGATTTAGATGCATTAAAAGCTGCGATCACACCAAATACAGCAGCATTTATTTTAGAGCCAATTCAAGGAGAAGCAGGAATTAACATTCCACCAGCAGGTTTCTTACAAGCAGCATTTGATGTATGTAAAAAAGAAAACGTTTTATTTGTAGCTGATGAAATCCAAACTGGTTTAGGGCGTACTGGGAAATTATTCGCATGCGATTGGGACAACGTAATTCCTGACATGTACATACTTGGAAAAGCATTAGGTGGAGGCGTGTTCCCAATCTCTTGTGTTGCAGCAAACCGCGATATTTTAGAAGTATTTGAACCAGGCTCTCACGGCTCTACATTTGGTGGTAACCCACTTGCATGTGCTGTTTCTATCGCAGCTCTTGACGTATTATTAGATGAAAAATTAACAGAACGTTCTCTTCAATTAGGAGAAAAATTAGTAGGACAATTAAAAGAAATCGATAATCCGATGATTACAGAAATACGTGGTAAAGGATTATTTATCGGAATCGAATTAAACGAATCTGCTCGTCCATACTGTGAAAAATTAAAAGAAGCAGGGTTACTATGTAAAGAAACACACGAAAATGTAATTCGTATCGCACCGCCTCTTGTCATTTCTGAAGAAGATTTAGAATGGGCGTTCCAAAAAATTAAAGCGGTATTATCATAA
- a CDS encoding YisL family protein codes for MTTHMHITAWALGLILFFVAYSMYTAGRKGKGVHMGLRLMYIIIIVTGFLLYQSIMKTATGNAHMWYGLKMVIGVWVIAAMEMILVKTSKQKQAGAFWVQFIIAFVVVLYLGLRLPIGFSPFA; via the coding sequence ATGACAACACACATGCATATTACCGCATGGGCGTTAGGGCTTATTTTATTCTTCGTGGCGTATTCAATGTATACGGCAGGAAGAAAAGGTAAAGGCGTACATATGGGGCTTCGTCTTATGTATATTATCATCATTGTAACAGGGTTCTTACTGTATCAAAGCATTATGAAAACAGCAACAGGTAATGCACATATGTGGTATGGCTTAAAAATGGTAATTGGCGTTTGGGTCATTGCTGCAATGGAAATGATTCTTGTGAAAACAAGTAAGCAAAAACAGGCAGGAGCATTTTGGGTTCAATTTATTATCGCGTTTGTCGTTGTGCTATATTTAGGCTTACGATTACCGATAGGATTTTCACCATTTGCGTAA
- a CDS encoding phenolic acid decarboxylase encodes MKTYIGRTVEVRYENGLVFRVTYQNETTLRWEAVAGPKKGQTGEEIITAMEVASGIYFLNWIENDGLTISQILNLHEMKMNTFMTFENGEDRQSLFETATVTNVPTK; translated from the coding sequence ATGAAAACATATATTGGACGTACAGTTGAAGTGAGATATGAAAATGGCCTTGTGTTTCGAGTTACTTATCAGAATGAAACGACTTTAAGATGGGAAGCTGTAGCTGGTCCGAAAAAAGGACAAACTGGAGAGGAAATCATTACCGCGATGGAAGTTGCCTCAGGTATTTATTTCTTGAACTGGATTGAAAACGATGGCTTAACAATTAGTCAAATATTGAACTTGCATGAAATGAAAATGAATACATTTATGACGTTTGAGAATGGTGAAGATAGACAAAGTCTGTTTGAAACAGCTACAGTTACAAATGTTCCGACAAAATAA
- a CDS encoding DUF2777 domain-containing protein, which translates to MKQRKHILYNQPRAHTIGNVEYINDEWIFFDDENDEAFLLEDIIEDGFEVLYNNNWLPARFYEQNILQVANEHHPLQDGETVRIRKKLLLSYHEWLEELPDTTFSLLTETLQSLGYSLYDCIYCHNFLSFQPKEQHCEGVNILLFDNEEMICALHHHYVRFSTCNKNIFQFTKTNGEQLHVDAT; encoded by the coding sequence ATGAAACAACGCAAACATATTTTGTATAATCAACCGCGTGCGCATACAATCGGAAACGTGGAGTATATAAACGACGAATGGATATTCTTTGATGATGAAAATGACGAGGCATTTTTATTAGAGGATATCATTGAAGATGGATTTGAAGTTTTATATAACAACAATTGGCTACCGGCACGATTTTATGAACAAAATATCTTACAAGTCGCCAATGAGCATCACCCATTACAAGACGGTGAAACAGTGCGTATTCGCAAAAAGTTGCTGCTGAGTTATCACGAGTGGCTAGAAGAACTACCTGATACTACTTTTTCATTATTGACAGAAACATTACAGTCACTGGGTTATTCTTTATATGACTGTATATACTGTCATAATTTCTTATCGTTCCAGCCGAAGGAGCAGCATTGCGAAGGCGTAAATATTCTCTTATTTGATAATGAAGAAATGATTTGCGCTTTACATCATCACTATGTTCGATTTTCTACATGTAATAAAAATATATTTCAATTCACAAAAACAAACGGGGAACAATTACATGTAGATGCAACTTGA
- the asnB gene encoding asparagine synthase (glutamine-hydrolyzing), whose amino-acid sequence MCGITGWIDYKRSLEQERETVTKMAETLAKRGPDDTNVWIKRHVAFGHKRLIVVDPEGGKQPMTCLKEEKYYTICYNGELYNTEDIRKELLQRGYTFKGHSDTEVLLASYIEWKEECVDHLNGIYAFAVWDEKKEQVFIARDRLGVKPLFYKYDNGRLLFGSELKAILAHPDVKAEVTKEGLAEVFGLGPSRTPGHGIYAGVQELRPGHVLTFSKNGLCIWRYWNVESKKHEHSFEETVEQVGFLLKDAITRQLVSDVPLCTFLSGGVDSSAITAFAAMAYEREGKGRLHTYSVDYEDNEKYFKANAFQPNSDAPYIDLMTDTFHTIHHRCVISNEQLAQYLTEAVLVRDLPGMADIDSSLLWFCREIKQDFVVGLSGECADEIFGGYPWFYREDDLQSSAFPWMRSTEAREQLLKKEWRDKLQLQKYVQQRYEESIQEVPVLEGESMIEAKRRQLFYLNMIWFMTTLLDRKDRMSMGASLEVRVPFADHRLVEYAWNIPWEMKMYKNREKGLLRKALEGVLPNDVLYRKKSPYPKTHNPHYTEAVTIWLQDLLTDKNSILHELFDKEQLQGLIQSGGSAFQTPWFGQLMTGPQLLAHLAQIHVWFKEYGVNIKE is encoded by the coding sequence ATGTGTGGGATTACAGGATGGATTGATTATAAACGTTCATTAGAGCAGGAAAGAGAAACGGTTACAAAAATGGCAGAAACACTTGCAAAACGGGGGCCAGATGATACAAATGTATGGATAAAAAGGCACGTTGCTTTCGGACATAAACGGTTAATTGTGGTGGATCCTGAAGGTGGAAAGCAACCGATGACGTGTTTGAAAGAAGAGAAATATTATACGATTTGCTATAATGGTGAGCTCTATAATACAGAAGATATTCGCAAAGAATTGTTGCAGAGAGGCTATACATTTAAAGGACATTCTGATACAGAAGTATTATTAGCTTCTTATATAGAATGGAAAGAGGAATGTGTTGATCATTTAAATGGGATATATGCATTTGCGGTTTGGGATGAGAAAAAAGAGCAAGTATTTATTGCGCGTGATCGATTAGGCGTGAAGCCATTATTTTATAAATACGATAATGGAAGGCTACTATTTGGTTCAGAGCTAAAAGCCATTTTAGCTCATCCAGATGTGAAGGCAGAAGTTACGAAAGAGGGACTTGCGGAAGTGTTTGGTTTAGGACCATCTCGAACTCCTGGACATGGTATATATGCGGGAGTACAAGAGCTTCGTCCAGGACACGTCCTTACATTTTCGAAAAATGGTTTGTGTATATGGCGATATTGGAATGTTGAGAGTAAAAAGCATGAACATTCATTTGAGGAAACAGTAGAGCAAGTAGGTTTTCTTTTGAAGGATGCGATTACAAGGCAATTGGTTTCGGATGTTCCGTTATGTACCTTTTTATCCGGCGGAGTAGATTCGAGTGCGATTACAGCTTTCGCTGCAATGGCATATGAACGAGAAGGGAAAGGGCGGCTTCATACGTATTCGGTTGATTATGAAGATAATGAAAAATATTTTAAAGCGAATGCCTTTCAGCCAAATTCTGATGCACCATATATTGATTTGATGACAGATACATTCCATACGATTCATCACCGCTGCGTGATTTCCAATGAACAATTAGCGCAGTATTTAACAGAGGCAGTACTTGTTCGTGATTTACCTGGTATGGCAGATATCGATTCGTCACTATTATGGTTTTGTCGAGAAATTAAACAAGATTTTGTCGTAGGTTTATCAGGAGAATGTGCCGATGAAATTTTTGGTGGTTATCCTTGGTTTTACCGGGAAGATGATTTACAATCAAGTGCATTTCCGTGGATGCGTTCAACAGAGGCGCGTGAACAACTCCTAAAAAAAGAATGGCGCGATAAATTACAGCTTCAAAAATATGTGCAGCAGCGCTATGAAGAATCTATACAAGAAGTACCCGTTTTAGAGGGAGAAAGTATGATTGAAGCAAAGAGACGCCAACTATTTTACTTAAATATGATTTGGTTTATGACAACGCTGCTAGATAGAAAAGATCGGATGAGTATGGGAGCAAGTCTGGAAGTGCGTGTTCCATTTGCAGATCATCGTCTTGTCGAATATGCGTGGAATATTCCGTGGGAAATGAAAATGTATAAAAACCGTGAAAAAGGTCTATTACGTAAGGCGTTAGAAGGAGTTTTGCCGAATGATGTCTTATATAGAAAGAAAAGTCCGTATCCAAAAACTCATAATCCGCATTACACAGAAGCGGTAACGATATGGTTACAGGATTTATTAACGGATAAAAACTCCATATTGCATGAGTTGTTTGATAAAGAACAATTACAAGGTCTAATTCAATCAGGTGGAAGTGCATTTCAAACACCATGGTTTGGTCAGTTAATGACAGGACCGCAATTGTTAGCGCATTTGGCACAAATTCATGTATGGTTTAAGGAATATGGTGTGAATATTAAAGAATAG
- a CDS encoding catalase: MNPNNRLTTNQGAPVGDNQNSRTAGRRGPVLLEDYHLVEKLAHFDRERIPERVVHARGAGAHGIFVTKNSMKNYTKAAFLQNEGTGTPVFVRFSTVIHGQGSPETARDPRGFAVKFYTEEGNYDLVGNHLPVFFIRDAIKFPDMVHSLKPAPDTNIQTPDRYWDFMTLSPESTHMMTWVFSDYGTPANYRQMEGFGVHAFKWINAEGKIVYIKYHWKPQQDVRNFSAKEVEQVQGKDFNHATRDLFDAIERGDYPKWDLHVQVMQLDEMDSLDFDPLDPTKVWSEERFPLIEVGTMTLNRNPENFFAEVEQVAFTPSATVPGIEPSEDKLLQGRLFSYPDTQRYRLGANYLQIPVNCPYAAVRNQQRDGAMQMNKQSSTINYEPSRHAENPVEDAAYRDSTMKLEGYVSREKIEKPNDFQQAGERYRSFSKEEKDNLIANLTNDLKGVHEQTKLLAICNFFRADREYGMRLAQALNVDISAFVGNPKK; this comes from the coding sequence ATGAATCCAAATAATCGCTTAACAACAAACCAAGGTGCTCCTGTAGGAGATAACCAAAATTCTCGTACGGCAGGTCGCCGTGGACCGGTATTATTAGAAGATTATCATTTAGTAGAAAAATTAGCTCATTTTGATCGTGAACGTATTCCAGAACGTGTTGTGCACGCACGTGGTGCAGGTGCACATGGTATTTTCGTAACGAAAAATAGTATGAAAAACTATACAAAAGCAGCATTCTTACAAAATGAGGGAACAGGAACACCTGTGTTCGTTCGTTTCTCAACTGTTATTCATGGTCAAGGCTCTCCTGAAACAGCTCGTGACCCACGTGGTTTTGCTGTGAAATTTTATACAGAAGAAGGAAACTATGATCTCGTTGGTAATCATTTACCTGTTTTCTTTATTCGCGATGCAATTAAATTCCCTGATATGGTGCACTCTTTAAAACCAGCACCAGATACAAATATTCAAACACCAGATCGCTACTGGGATTTCATGACATTATCACCAGAGTCTACACACATGATGACGTGGGTATTCTCTGATTACGGGACACCTGCAAACTATCGTCAAATGGAAGGTTTCGGTGTGCATGCATTCAAATGGATTAATGCAGAAGGTAAAATTGTTTACATTAAATATCATTGGAAACCACAGCAAGATGTACGTAACTTCAGTGCGAAAGAAGTGGAACAAGTACAAGGAAAAGACTTCAATCATGCAACGCGTGATTTATTCGATGCGATTGAGCGTGGCGATTATCCGAAATGGGATCTTCATGTGCAAGTAATGCAATTAGATGAAATGGATTCTCTAGATTTCGATCCATTAGATCCAACAAAAGTATGGTCAGAAGAACGTTTCCCATTAATCGAAGTGGGCACAATGACGTTAAATCGTAACCCAGAAAACTTCTTTGCGGAAGTAGAACAGGTGGCATTTACACCAAGTGCGACTGTACCTGGTATTGAACCATCAGAAGATAAATTGTTACAAGGTCGTTTATTCTCGTATCCAGATACACAACGTTACCGCCTTGGTGCGAACTACTTACAAATTCCTGTAAACTGCCCGTATGCAGCTGTTCGTAACCAACAACGTGATGGTGCGATGCAAATGAACAAACAATCATCTACAATTAATTATGAACCAAGTCGTCATGCGGAAAATCCAGTTGAGGATGCTGCATACCGCGATTCAACTATGAAACTTGAAGGTTATGTATCTCGTGAAAAAATTGAAAAACCAAACGATTTCCAGCAAGCTGGTGAGCGTTACCGTTCATTCTCTAAAGAAGAGAAAGACAACTTAATTGCGAACTTAACAAATGACTTAAAAGGTGTGCATGAGCAAACAAAACTGCTTGCAATTTGCAACTTCTTCCGTGCAGACCGAGAGTACGGTATGCGTTTAGCGCAAGCGTTAAACGTTGATATTTCAGCATTTGTAGGAAATCCTAAAAAATAA
- a CDS encoding DUF3934 family protein, with translation MSKAKGKGGTGRGTGSKGWNRWKASAKKKKNAKPYTSKGVKKSTGTKTTSSNEGDKSEI, from the coding sequence ATGAGTAAAGCCAAGGGTAAAGGCGGAACAGGTAGAGGAACAGGTAGTAAAGGCTGGAATCGCTGGAAAGCTAGTGCCAAGAAGAAAAAGAACGCCAAACCTTATACAAGCAAAGGTGTTAAAAAATCGACTGGCACAAAGACTACCAGCAGTAATGAAGGTGACAAATCCGAAATATAG
- a CDS encoding ammonium transporter, translating to MNMEDTVFLFLATVMVMIMTPGLALFYGGMVRSKNVLSTTMHSYSAMAIVSIQWIFIGYSLSFGPDWNGIIGTLDWFGLQNVTFTPNPDYSSTIPHNLFMMFQLMFAILTPALISGAFAERMRFSAFLIFILLWTTIVYNPVAHWVWGVGGWLRELGALDFAGGNVVHITSGVAGLVLAIFLGKRKDINGSSPHHLPFTILGAGLLWFGWFGFNVGSALTLNDVALTAFINTNTAVAASALTWILAEWFFQSKPTVLGAACGAVSGLVAITPACGFVTPFSALLIGAIGGVLCFGSVFFLKHKLGYDDALDAFGCHGIGGTWGGIATGLFATTSVNSGGADGLFYGNAALLWKQLAAIGATYAFTIVMTYAIIKGISFFLPVRAYEHEEQMGLDISMHGEKAYEYSEKPLSEGEYMHTSRDTI from the coding sequence ATGAATATGGAAGATACTGTTTTTTTATTTTTGGCGACGGTAATGGTTATGATTATGACACCAGGCTTGGCACTTTTTTACGGAGGAATGGTTCGCAGCAAAAACGTACTAAGTACAACGATGCATAGCTATAGCGCTATGGCGATTGTGTCTATTCAATGGATTTTTATCGGCTATTCTTTATCATTCGGCCCAGATTGGAACGGAATCATCGGTACGTTAGATTGGTTCGGTTTACAAAACGTAACTTTCACACCAAATCCAGATTACTCCTCTACAATTCCCCACAATTTATTTATGATGTTCCAGCTCATGTTCGCAATTTTAACTCCAGCATTAATATCAGGAGCCTTTGCTGAAAGAATGCGATTTTCTGCTTTTCTCATTTTCATCCTTCTATGGACAACAATTGTCTATAACCCAGTTGCACATTGGGTATGGGGCGTCGGAGGATGGCTCCGTGAACTCGGTGCATTAGATTTTGCTGGCGGTAACGTTGTCCATATTACATCTGGAGTTGCTGGGCTTGTATTAGCTATTTTTCTCGGCAAACGAAAAGACATAAACGGTTCATCCCCTCACCATCTGCCATTCACAATTTTAGGCGCAGGCTTATTATGGTTTGGCTGGTTTGGATTTAACGTCGGTAGTGCACTTACACTGAACGACGTCGCACTCACTGCATTCATTAATACCAATACCGCAGTTGCTGCTTCTGCCTTAACATGGATACTAGCAGAATGGTTCTTTCAATCAAAACCAACTGTACTTGGAGCAGCATGCGGAGCCGTTTCAGGACTCGTTGCCATTACCCCAGCTTGCGGCTTTGTCACTCCATTCTCCGCCCTTCTCATCGGAGCCATTGGCGGCGTCCTGTGCTTCGGATCGGTATTCTTTTTAAAACATAAGCTCGGATATGATGATGCACTTGATGCATTTGGCTGTCATGGCATCGGCGGAACATGGGGCGGCATTGCAACTGGACTATTCGCAACAACTTCCGTTAATAGTGGCGGCGCTGATGGATTGTTTTACGGAAACGCTGCACTCCTTTGGAAACAACTTGCCGCAATTGGAGCAACATATGCTTTCACAATCGTTATGACATACGCCATCATTAAAGGAATTAGCTTCTTCCTTCCCGTTCGTGCATATGAACACGAAGAACAAATGGGGCTGGATATTTCCATGCATGGGGAAAAAGCTTATGAGTATAGTGAAAAGCCACTGAGTGAGGGGGAATATATGCATACTTCAAGAGATACGATATGA
- a CDS encoding alpha-amylase family glycosyl hydrolase yields MRCVNKIGILFLQLEKNWGIHVNRIWKRGVLVCFCMMFVLLVPMQALAEEKRKWQDEVVYSIMIDRFNNGDAKNDKQLDVNNLQAYQGGDIQGIIKRLDYIQEMGFTAIMLSPLVKSETYDGYGAGDLQKVNEHFGSLQDVKQLVREAHKRDMKVVFQFVVEKEEEALIDSINWWIKEADMDGSYFIHSEEISPAFLNDMKQSVQVMKKDFFIMNEGETDLSAVQNDYYKRITDVFSKPSMSIQPLYDVSLIDEDKVRSTFIDNQETKRFVRVAKENLYYPPARLKLALTYLYTSPGMPIVYYGTEIALDGGGVPDNRRLMNFKTDEKFLQYVTKLGELRQRMPSLRRGTFELLYDKDGMSVLKRTYKDETALIAINNTKETQKVSFSANEVGDNRELRGLLEDEIIREEDGKYYIVLKRETANVYKAQEQTGINWLFVSIMVGINVLFITFLMTVKKKKKSSK; encoded by the coding sequence ATGCGATGTGTAAATAAAATTGGTATACTATTCTTACAATTAGAAAAAAACTGGGGGATACATGTGAATAGAATATGGAAACGAGGCGTGTTGGTTTGTTTTTGCATGATGTTTGTACTTTTAGTACCGATGCAGGCATTAGCAGAGGAGAAAAGGAAATGGCAAGATGAAGTTGTATATTCTATTATGATTGATCGTTTCAATAACGGTGATGCGAAAAATGACAAACAGCTTGATGTGAATAATTTGCAAGCGTATCAAGGGGGCGATATACAGGGGATTATAAAGAGGCTTGATTACATACAAGAGATGGGTTTCACCGCAATTATGCTTTCGCCGCTTGTGAAAAGTGAAACGTATGATGGATATGGTGCGGGCGATTTACAAAAAGTGAATGAACATTTTGGGTCGTTGCAAGATGTAAAGCAGCTTGTCCGTGAAGCGCATAAACGAGATATGAAAGTGGTGTTTCAATTTGTAGTGGAAAAAGAGGAAGAAGCGCTTATTGATTCTATAAATTGGTGGATCAAAGAAGCGGATATGGATGGAAGTTATTTCATACATAGTGAAGAAATTTCTCCTGCTTTTTTAAATGACATGAAACAAAGTGTCCAAGTAATGAAAAAAGATTTTTTTATTATGAATGAAGGAGAAACAGATTTGTCTGCGGTACAAAATGATTACTATAAACGGATAACAGATGTGTTTTCAAAACCGAGTATGTCTATTCAACCGCTGTATGATGTGAGTTTAATAGATGAGGATAAAGTAAGAAGTACGTTTATAGACAATCAGGAAACAAAGCGATTTGTTCGTGTTGCGAAAGAAAATTTGTACTATCCGCCAGCGCGTTTGAAACTTGCGCTCACGTATTTATATACATCGCCGGGGATGCCAATTGTATACTATGGAACGGAAATCGCATTGGATGGCGGGGGAGTGCCTGATAATCGCCGTTTAATGAATTTTAAAACCGATGAAAAGTTTTTACAGTATGTAACGAAGTTAGGTGAGTTGCGTCAAAGAATGCCATCTTTACGCCGTGGTACATTTGAACTGTTATATGATAAAGACGGGATGAGTGTACTGAAAAGAACGTATAAAGATGAGACGGCACTTATTGCGATTAACAATACGAAAGAGACACAAAAAGTTTCTTTTTCCGCTAATGAAGTTGGTGATAATCGTGAATTACGAGGATTGTTGGAAGATGAAATTATAAGAGAGGAAGATGGGAAGTATTATATAGTGTTGAAGCGTGAAACGGCAAATGTGTATAAGGCGCAGGAACAAACGGGGATTAATTGGCTGTTTGTATCTATAATGGTCGGTATAAATGTTTTGTTTATTACTTTTTTAATGACTGTAAAGAAAAAGAAAAAATCCTCAAAATAG